In Salvelinus namaycush isolate Seneca chromosome 20, SaNama_1.0, whole genome shotgun sequence, the following proteins share a genomic window:
- the LOC120064698 gene encoding neuromedin-U receptor 2-like: MEKYCLDSLSNISEQLGMFCNITFLNVTGNDTGTKSIEDKLLEVLGPKRSPVFLPISLVYLLIFLLGVSGNLLTCTVISKHKKMCTPTNLYLFSLAVSDLLVLFFGMPLEIYDLWQNYPFPFGEGVCYFKIFLFETVCFASILNVTVLSVERYIAVVHPLKTRYVATNKHAKHVISAVWVLSLVCAIPNTSLHGIYYLNLPEKVAESAICSLIGSPWIYNLVILITTACFYIVPVTVISGLYLGIGIKLGRERHLSRGTMRKNCSANISWRIHVERVRRRQVTKMLALVVLVFAICWAPFHIDRLLWSCIMQWSVWTDLNQAVYQCVHLLSGILFYLSSAVNPVIYNLLSTRFRECFWDLVCTHTEDTTAGKDSTPSAKILLVPSGPVPKIQARPSDHNSLTPLLSPTGNTEITTLTRHPLAILVVTCSLRKSSQGDPPEGDINGNHQPAHPRPILGAACSLQKSFQGNTS; encoded by the exons ATGGAGAAGTACTGCCTGGATTCTCTTTCCAACATCTCAGAACAGCTTGGCATGTTCTGTAACATCACGTTTCTAAATGTTACAGGAAATGATACTGGAACCAAGTCCATTGAGGACAAACTACTGGAAGTCCTAGGGCCGAAGCGCTCCCCCGTCTTTCTCCCTATCTCCCTGGTTTACCTGCTCATCTTCCTCCTGGGCGTGTCTGGCAACCTGCTCACATGCACAGTGATATCCAAACACAAGAAGATGTGCACCCCCACCAACCTGTACCTGTTCAGCCTGGCTGTGTCAGACCTCCTGGTGCTCTTCTTCGGGATGCCCCTGGAGATCTACGACCTGTGGCAGAACTACCCCTTCCCCTTCGGAGAGGGAGTCTGCTACTTCAAGATTTTCCTCTTCGAGACTGTCTGCTTCGCCTCCATCCTCAATGTGACAGTGCTGAGTGTGGAGAGGTATATCGCAGTGGTCCATCCACTAAAAACACGCTATGTTGCCACCAACAAGCATGCCAAGCATGTCATCAGTGCTGTATGGGTGCTGTCCCTGGTTTGTGCCATCCCTAACACCTCCTTGCATGGCATCTACTACTTGAATCTCCCGGAGAAGGTGGCAGAGTCAGCCATATGCAGTTTGATAGGTTCCCCATGGATCTACAACCTGGTGATTCTGATCACCACCGCATGCTTCTACATTGTTCCTGTGACGGTGATCAGCGGGCTGTACCTGGGGATTGGCATCAAGCTGGGCAGGGAGCGACACCTCTCCCGGGGGACGATGAGGAAGAACTGTAGTGCTAACATCAGCTGGAGAATCCATGTGGAGCGAGTGCGCAGGAGACAAGTCACCAAGATGCTTG CTCTGGTCGTGCTGGTGTTTGCCATCTGCTGGGCACCTTTCCACATTGACCGGCTCCTGTGGAGCTGCATCATGCAGTGGTCTGTCTGGACAGACCTCAACCAAGCTGTGTACCAGTGTGTGCACCTCCTTTCAGGCATCCTCTTCTACCTCAGCTCTGCAGTCAACCCCGTTATCTATAACCTGCTCTCCACACGCTTCCGGGAATGCTTCTGGGATCTCGTCTGCACCCATACAGAAGACACCACTGCTGGAAAAGACTCCACACCCTCCGCCAAGATCCTGCTGGTCCCCTCGGGCCCAGTTCCTAAAATCCAGGCCAGGCCCAGTGACCACAACTCCCTCACTCCCCTGTTATCTCCAACTGGGAACACAGAGATCACAACACTGACAA GACATCCCCTGGCCATTCTTGTGGTGACCTGCAGCTTGCGGAAATCCTCCCAGGGCGATCCCCCAGAGGGGGACATCAACGGCAATCACCAACCCGCACATCCCCGGCCCATCCTTGGAGCGGCCTGCAGCTTGCAGAAATCCTTCCAGG